CTGTTACCCTTGATGCTGTGTATTCTCACAAGGGCCCTCTGACCCTTCAGATCTATTACCTCTCCAATAACCCTTGATCCTGCCCTGATGACGGGTGGTGTGCTGAACTTTGAGATTACCTTTATGCTCTTCTTCTTATCATCCCTTGCAACCTCTCCAACAACAAGGGATTTTATTTCTCCATTGTCGTCGTAGGTCCCCTCTGAGGGGAGCGCCTCTTCACTTACAGCTAAAAAGTCTCCGGGAAAAACGATGTCCCCAGATTTAACTTTCATCCATTCACCTCTTGAAGGTAAAAACAATACCTCAACTTATAGTGAGTTATGATTACTTCCTGATTATATATATGCTTTTTGTATGATAGGTTCAGAATTGATCCGTGCCCAGGACCGTATAGCCATAAGAGGATAACATGGTATTTTTCACGGATCAAGTGAAAGCCGAACATTAAGATCTTCAAGAAAATATTATCTCATCGAGTACATAATCCTCCCATTCCCTTTCACCAAGGGCTATCTCAAGTTCCGAGGGGTTAAGAAGTGGCCTATCATAGATCTGAGAATCGTCAATGGCAATCCTTGGGCAAGCGGTAACCACGAACGCCTCGATCTCCCTGAATGGCAGCAGTGCCTCCGGTGATACATTTTCAAGCAGGAAGATGAATGCATCCCTTCCAGCGGACTCCAGCTTCCTCTTTATCTTAAGAGCCAGTTTGAATCTCCTCTGTCCCTCCTTTGATGAGACTATTATCCCCCACCTACTGGCAGAGGATGCCCTGTTTATCCTTGCGAATCTGATCCTGAGGACTCTATCAGCGAATTCATCCACTCTCCTTACTTCGCCATGGTAGGGGTCAGCCACCACAACATCCCTTCCTGTTAAAAGTTTTATGCCCAGTGGATGGAAGTTTCCGCTTCCAATGAAGAGGTATGCGTCTGCATCGGTATCCCTGATGGCTGAAAAGTTACACCCGAGTACCTGCCCCTCGGCAGTGTTTACCCCTCTCCCCTTAACAACCTCAAAGCCCCTCTCCTCAAGGAAGGACGCTGCCTCATCAAGGAGGTGGAGGTGCTGTGCAGTTGTTGCAAGGCCCACCCTTTCATGGCCATCCAGGAGACGGGCGGCATCCCCAAGGACCCCCATTATATCAACCCCTGAACGGGCCTCAATGAATATGACGGGCACCTCATAGTCAATGGGAAACGGTGTATGACCGTAATGGATTATGAGGTCAACCATGCCCTTCATCTTCCTGTCCGAAACATCACATGCACCAAAGCATGGGTCTGCCGATATAACAGCTGTCGCATCCGTTTCTGATTCTATAATCTCTGCAAGTTCAACAGCCCTTGTTTTAAGTCCCTCAGGAAATTGAAGCCCTACAACATCCGCTTTTAGGCTTTTTATTTCCCTGATAACCCTTCCTGTTTCAAGATCATAGAGTGACATTTAATCATTCAGCCCCCATCCGGGATGTCCTCAACGATGACCCGCCCGTCAACAACATCCACCTTCACAAGGCTCCTTACAGTGAACCCTGTCCTCTCCTTCACCACCCTTGAGCCCTCACCCTTATCTATGACAGTTACAACGTCCACAACATCCACTTCCATCTCCCTGAAGGCCTCAAGGACAGCCAGTAGCGTTCCGCCGGTACTCACGACGTCATCTATTACCATTACACGGTCGTCCCCATCAACACCGTTTATGTAAAGTTCTCCCTCACTGTAACCCGTCATCTGGTGGACCGCGACCTCACCGGGGAGCCCATACCTCCTTTTTCTTACAACTACAAAGGGTATGCGGGTTTTGAGTGATAGCACCGTGGCATGATGTATGCCCATGGCCTCAATGCACACTATCTTATCCACACTGGCCGGATCCGGGTTGAATCTTCTCACTATTTCATCTGCAATTTCCTCAAGGAGTTCGGGCTCTGTGAGTGGTATCCCATCAGTTACAGGGTTAACAAAGTAGTCATACTCCCCCTTCTTTATTACAGGGGAATTTCTGAGGCTTTCCTTTAGTTTATCAAGCATTTTCAATCACCCGTTATGGTATGTGAACAGTGATGATGAGCGGCTGTTTCGATGAATCCACAGCGGCACAGATACGCTTTATAAAGGATCTTAATATATAAGTTGGCCCCAACAATAGTTAATGATTACTGATCACTGCAGGTGA
This DNA window, taken from Methanothermobacter sp., encodes the following:
- the hpt gene encoding hypoxanthine/guanine phosphoribosyltransferase, encoding MLDKLKESLRNSPVIKKGEYDYFVNPVTDGIPLTEPELLEEIADEIVRRFNPDPASVDKIVCIEAMGIHHATVLSLKTRIPFVVVRKRRYGLPGEVAVHQMTGYSEGELYINGVDGDDRVMVIDDVVSTGGTLLAVLEAFREMEVDVVDVVTVIDKGEGSRVVKERTGFTVRSLVKVDVVDGRVIVEDIPDGG
- the dph2 gene encoding diphthamide biosynthesis enzyme Dph2 encodes the protein MSLYDLETGRVIREIKSLKADVVGLQFPEGLKTRAVELAEIIESETDATAVISADPCFGACDVSDRKMKGMVDLIIHYGHTPFPIDYEVPVIFIEARSGVDIMGVLGDAARLLDGHERVGLATTAQHLHLLDEAASFLEERGFEVVKGRGVNTAEGQVLGCNFSAIRDTDADAYLFIGSGNFHPLGIKLLTGRDVVVADPYHGEVRRVDEFADRVLRIRFARINRASSASRWGIIVSSKEGQRRFKLALKIKRKLESAGRDAFIFLLENVSPEALLPFREIEAFVVTACPRIAIDDSQIYDRPLLNPSELEIALGEREWEDYVLDEIIFS